The genomic DNA CAGACACGCCCGCGCGGTACCAGTATCGCCATCCTACTTCTCGCGCACATCGCGGTTCAACGACAGCTATCTCGCCCTCGACAAGCTGCTCAGGGTCTACGGAAATCTCCCCACCATTCCCGCCAACGCCGTCGAGCGCGTGTCTTGGAAGACCCTGGACGATTTCAGACATGCCGTCGGTGAACAGGTCAAGGCAACCGACTATGTAAAGTGCCTCGCCATCGTGAAGCGGTTACATCAGATTCACCCGAAAATCAAGCCTGCCCCGGTTATTCAGGCGTTGAACGACTTCAAGCGGAGTGTCCAGGCCTTCAGCAACGAAACTGTCAAGAAAACGCTTGATAAGTACGGGCGGTCTTTGGGCAGCGGCAGGAGGAAATCGTCTTCGGCACGGGCTTGGCTTGTGGAGGGCAATGGGGAGGTTCTAGTCAATGGCAAGACCCTCGCGGATTATTTCGGACGGGTTCATGATCGCGAGAGTGCCGTTTGGGCGCTCCATGCCACTGGTCGCATGGACAAATACAATGTTTGGGCACGCGTGGAAGGAGGCGGTACCACAGGGCAGGCGGAGGCCCTTACGTTGGCCATTTCAAGAGCTCTCATGGTTCATGAGCCTGCTCTGA from Podospora pseudoanserina strain CBS 124.78 chromosome 2, whole genome shotgun sequence includes the following:
- the MRPS9 gene encoding 37S ribosomal protein S9, mitochondrial (BUSCO:EOG09263K05; COG:J; EggNog:ENOG503NYDK) yields the protein MASIPTTRRGLAAAMRGAVRPRSLEQQFQALRLNAKGSRCLSTQSFQAAPEIDSVKLEGTIRARHARAVPVSPSYFSRTSRFNDSYLALDKLLRVYGNLPTIPANAVERVSWKTLDDFRHAVGEQVKATDYVKCLAIVKRLHQIHPKIKPAPVIQALNDFKRSVQAFSNETVKKTLDKYGRSLGSGRRKSSSARAWLVEGNGEVLVNGKTLADYFGRVHDRESAVWALHATGRMDKYNVWARVEGGGTTGQAEALTLAISRALMVHEPALKPALRRGNWLCHTRSKKGGEKEAWPREGEKETCVGQEIERFSGSIELSWVSHNGSSLGRVLPQFFSICKPDFCNNQTTNHRCDSRACSHGHSHNCTIQSHRGPPVYRTQRAQSVKEGRKRHL